From the genome of Ziziphus jujuba cultivar Dongzao chromosome 6, ASM3175591v1, one region includes:
- the LOC107430744 gene encoding uncharacterized protein LOC107430744 produces the protein MNFRSLDEFWAFYVNQHSKPSTRRWHFVGTLISIFFLMCSLLFSWWFLIFVPLSGYGCAWYSHFFIEGNFPATFGHPIWSFLCDFKMFGLMLTGKMDKEIKRLGKRPVLQVF, from the coding sequence ATGAATTTCAGGAGCTTGGATGAGTTCTGGGCCTTCTATGTGAACCAACACTCGAAACCATCCACTAGGCGTTGGCATTTCGTGGGGACGCTTATTAGTATTTTCTTCTTAATGTGTTCTTTGTTGTTCAGTTGGTGGTTTTTGATCTTCGTGCCTCTTTCTGGGTATGGATGTGCTTGGTACAGCCATTTCTTCATTGAAGGGAATTTTCCTGCTACATTTGGGCATCCAATATGGTCATTTTTATGCGATTTCAAGATGTTTGGATTAATGCTTACGGGGAAAATGGACAAAGAGATCAAGAGGCTTGGAAAGAGACCTGTATTGCAGGTCTTTTAG
- the LOC107430731 gene encoding probable anion transporter 3, chloroplastic — MISMAAVTKSLPHSSSFFDSRRSSSIGFRRTRLGFEVGEKPPIKWEGRRIGGRTRTEEKNYLERNRRWRSVRCTAEGIERGMVMGRGRGGGGIAEENVLLKKMIPERMKVVGLMACAMCLCNADRVVMSVTVVPLADQFGWSSSFLGVVQSSFLWGYILSSVIGGALVDKYGGKRVMAWGVVLWSLATLLTPWAANHSTTSLLAVRTFFGLAEGVALPSMTTLLSRWFPSQERASAVGLSMAGFHLGNVTGLLLTPIMLSSMGISGPFILFSSLGLLWFITWAYKVTNHPRESNFISKLELQLIQAGKTDIPVKSGKLPPLGLLLSKLPTWAIILANITNNWGYFVLLSWMPVYFKTAFNVNLRTAAWFSAVPWGTMAISGFIAGSVSDYLIKAGYSLTFVRKIMQSIGFIGPGVSLLCLNYATTPTVASILITAALSFSSFSQAGFLLNIQDIAPQYAGFLHGISNSAGTLAAIISTIGTGYFVQWLGSFQAFLTLTAALYFVAAIFWNLFASGERVFYD; from the exons atgaTTTCCATGGCCGCGGTAACTAAATCACTTCCGCATTCTTCGAGTTTCTTCGATTCGCGGCGTTCGAGTTCGATCGGTTTCAGAAGGACGCGGTTGGGATTCGAAGTCGGCGAGAAGCCACCTATCAAATGGGAGGGAAGGAGAATCGGAGGAAGAACGAGGACGGAAGAGAAAAACTACTTGGAGAGGAATAGAAGATGGAGAAGCGTGAGGTGTACGGCGGAGGGGATAGAGAGAGGAATGGTAATGGGAAGgggaagaggaggaggaggaataGCGGAAGAGAATGTGTTGCTGAAGAAGATGATTCCGGAGAGAATGAAAGTGGTGGGTCTTATGGCGTGTGCCATGTGTCTATGCAATGCGGATAGGGTGGTTATGTCCGTTACTGTTGTACCTCTCGCTGATCAATTTGGTTGGTCCAGTTCTTTCTTAGGCGTTGTCCAG TCATCGTTTCTGTGGGGATACATACTCTCATCGGTTATTGGAGGGGCACTAGTGGACAAATATGGAGGGAAAAGAGTGATGGCTTGGGGTGTGGTTTTATGGTCTTTGGCAACTCTACTTACTCCATGGGCTGCTAATCACTCAACAACAAGTCTCTTGGCTGTCCGTACCTTCTTCGGACTCGCTGAAggtgttgctcttccttccatGACCACCCTCCTCTCGAG atGGTTTCCAAGTCAGGAAAGAGCAAGTGCTGTTGGATTGTCAATGGCAGGATTTCATCTTGGCAATGTTACAGGATTATTATTGACTCCTATAATGTTATCATCGATGGGAATTTCCGGTCCCTTTATTCTTTTCTCGTCTCTTGGATTGCTCTGGTTCATAACATGGGCATATAAAGTCACAAATCATCCTCGAGAAAGTAATTTCATCTCCAAATTAGAGCTTCAATTGATTCAAGCTGGAAAAACTGATATACCTGTGAAAAGTGGCAAACTTCCACCTCTTGGACTCTTATTATCAAAATTGCCAACTTGGGCTATAATTTTAGCCAATATAACTAACAATTGG GGTTACTTTGTTCTTCTCTCATGGATGCCTGTTTACTTCAAGACT GCATTTAATGTGAACCTCAGGACAGCAGCGTGGTTTAGTGCGGTTCCATGGGGAACAATGGCGATTTCCGGCTTCATTGCAGGTTCAGTATCAGACTATTTAATTAAGGCTGGCTATTCTTTGACATTTGTCCGAAAGATCATGCAG TCCATTGGCTTCATTGGGCCTGGAGTGTCATTGCTCTGCTTGAACTACGCGACTACACCAACTGTTGCTTCGATACTCATCACAGCAGCCTTAAGCTTTAGCTCTTTCAGCCAAGCTGGGTTTCTCCTCAATATACAG GATATAGCTCCACAGTATGCAGGATTTCTTCATG GGATCTCTAATTCAGCTGGGACACTTGCAGCAATAATCAGCACCATAGGAACTGGTTATTTTGTACAATGGTTGGGATCATTTCAGGCATTCTTGACTCTTACAGCAGCTCTGTATTTTGTAGCAGCCATCTTTTGGAACCTTTTTGCTAGCGGAGAGCGAGTCTTCTATGACTGA